The genomic DNA CGACCCGTGGCGCGCGTCAGCACCGGGATCAGCCGCCGCCAGCTCTCCATCGGCCATTCCTTGAGCACGTGGCTGGCATTGGGCGAGACATGAATCGCTCCCCCGGCCATCTGGTCCCGGGCCCAGTCACGCACCTCCCAGGGGAGGTCCAGATCAAACCGCACCGGCCCCAGAGCCATCCCCGCGGCGGCCAGCACCTGCCGGCGCTGCTCGAACACCGGATCCCGACGATCCCGCCGCGGCACCCAGTCCGGAACGATCCAGCGGTTGTAGAAATGCCGGCGTCCGTTGTCATGCGCCAGTCGGTGCCGGGCCGCCGACAGGGCCGTGACGAGGACCGGACGATCCCCGCCGCTGAAACTGATCGCCACATCGAAGCGTTCCCTGCGGATGGCCCCCAGGATGTCGAGGTGGCGCCACCAAGGCGGGCTTGGATTTCCCAACGGATAGGCCCAAGCCCGATCCACGCACGGTGCCAGCTTCAACACTTCGGCGCCGACCGTCGCCGACAGGGTGTGCAATTCCGCATCCGGATACTGCCGCTTGAGATCCCAGCAGGCCGGGATCAGGTGCACCGAATCCCCAAGAAACCCGAGGTCCACGATCAGGATCTTGCGCGCACCGCGTGTACGTTCGAAGAATGTGGCGACACTCACCCGTACGGGCGTCCTACCATCTCCGCCGCCGGTGGTTCAACCGATTCCACGCCTTCGTTCCCTCAGGCTTGCCGCCCCCAAACCCGCTCGCGTGGCTTCCGCCCGATGTCCCGGTCCTTGCCTGCCCGGACCGCTGCCCATAGCGTGGACGACGCCTCATGAGCGATCGGCGTCTCCGAATCCTGAACCTCACCAACGCCTTCCCCCCCGGGGTGATCGGTCGTTTTCCCGCGGTGAATCCCGCCGGTCACGCCACCGAGACGCGCATGGCCGAGGCTCTTTCCCGACACGCCGAACTGCGCAATGTCACCCTGCTCGGGAGCGAAGTGTTTGGCGCCCTGGAACCCCGGGACAGCTCCTTCGGTTTGGAGTCCGAACTGGTGCTTTGGAACCGGCCCCCGGAACTGTGGCACCGATGGCGTTCCTGGCGTCAATTGCAGCACGACTATCGCCAGACGGTCTCCCGCTCGGGTCCGCCGGACATCGTCCTCGTCCGCAACCTCAACCCGGTCTTCAACCGCTTCGTCCGCTGGCTGCGCTCCCGCGAGCCCCGCCCCCGGATCGTGCTGGTCTTCGCCGATTCCGCCCTCCTCGGCCAGGCCATGCCCCCCTTCCGCAGGTTTCGCCACCGATTCAAGCCCATGCAGGTCCCGGACTCGGTCGCGATCGCCTGGTACGATGGCTGCATTTCCTTTGGCATCGGGACCGAGAAATTCTTCACACCGCTGGGCATCCCGTGGCTGTGGATGCCCTCGGCCTTCAATTTCTCCTACGAACCCCCGATTGAAGCGCCACGGACCGGTCCGATTGACTTCGGCTACTTCGGGGCGCTGGCCGCGCATGCCAGCGTGGTGCCAATGGTCGGGGGATTCCTCGACGCCGCGGTTCCCGGGCGGCTCTTCGCCTGCGGCTTTGGTGCCCTGTCCGGAGAGCTCAAGGCTCTGGCGGATCGCCAGACCTCCTTCGTCTTCGACGGTCTGCTGCCCCGCCAATCCGACTGCCTGGGTTGGGCGCAAAAGGTGGATGTGCTGATCAACCCACGGCTCAACATTTGGGGTCTGGAAAACAGTTTTCCCTCCAAGATCTTCGAGTATGCGATGACCGGACGCGCCATTCTCACCACCGCCACGGGCGGCGTGGATCGCGTGCTCGGCGACCGCGCCTTCTACCTGGATCCCCAGGACTTCAACACCAGCCTGCGCACCCAGCTCACCCGGATCGCCGCCATGGATCGCGAGGCCCTGCGGCTGCGCGGCCAGGCGATCCGCGCCCATATCCTCAGGGAATACTCCTGGGACGCCCAGGCCGCCCGGATCCTCCGGTTCCTCGAGTCCTTGAAGCCCGCCCTCGCCTGACGACGCGAACCCGCCCATGGACCGATTGCCGCTGGCCGTGTGCATGATTTCCGGAGCCGAGGAGGCCCGCATCGGCCGCGCCTTGGCCAGCGTGGAACCGCTGGCCTCTGAAATCATCGTGGTCCTGAATGATGACGTGCGGGATGGGACCGAGGCGATCTGCCGGCAGCATGGCGCCAGGATCCACCGGGAGCCCTGGAAGGGGCACATCGCCCAGAAGAATGCCGCCGCCAGCAAGGCCTCGATGCCCTGGATTCTTGGACTCGATGCCGACGAAGTGATCAGCGAAAACCTGCAAAAGGAGCTCCGAAATCTTTTGGGGTGCCCGGGACTGCAGGTGCCGCACCCCGCGTACTCCTTTCCCAGGTTGACCGCGTTCTGCGGTCGTTGGATCCGGCACGGCGACTGGTATCCCGACCGTCAAACCCGCCTCTGGCGCGCCGGCGCAGCGCGGTGGGGAGGGGAGGATCCGCACGATCGCCTGATCGTCCATGGAACCACCGGCCGTCTTCGCGGTGACCTGCTGCACTACAGCAACCCGACGATCTCAAGTTACCTCTCCAAGATCGCCTACTTCTCGGACATTCACCTGCGACAGCAGCTCGATCGCGGTGATCGGTGGTCGGCTCCGCCAGTCATCACTCGCTCCCTCTGGAGATTTTTCCGGGCGTACGTCATTCGCGCCGGATTCCTCGATGGCTATCCCGGATTCTTCATCGCCTTCTCCACCGCCTATTCCACGCTCTTCCGCCACACCCGCCTTTACGAGCACCTGCACGCCAGCCGGACCCCAGTGCCCCCTTCCGGCGGTTCCCGCTGATCCCGATGTCGTCCCCCAACGTCTCCATCGTCGTCAGCACCTACAATCGCCCGGACACCCTGACTCGGGTCATTGCGGCCCTGGCCTCTCAATCGGTCCCACCCGGCGAAGTGCTGGTCGCCGACGATGGGTCCGGACCGCCGACGCGGGACTGCATTGCGACCTGGAGGTCGCAGACGGGATTCCCCTTGCGCCACCTCTGGCAGCCTGACGACGGGTTCCGCAAGACGATTCTCCTCAACCAGGCCGTCTGGGACGCGTCCGGAAACTACCTGGTATTTACGGACGGCGACTGTGTCCCTCACCCCAGGTTCGTTGAGGATCATCGGGCGCTGGCGGAGCGGGGGTTTTGGGTCCAGGGACGCCGCTGCTTCATCCGGGAACGCTGGGTCCCGGGCTTCGATCCCGCCCGCACACCTCTTCTCCTTTGGGCGCTCCTCGGACGTCTCACCGGCGTGCCCAAGGCCTTCCGGTTCCCATGGGCTATTGTGCGCCGCGACACCGCCCAGCGCGGCATCATCGGTTGCAATCTCGCGGCCTGGAGGGATGACCTGATTGCCGTGAACGGCTTCGACGAGGCCTACACCGGATGGGGTGTCGGGGAGGATTCTGATCTTGGGACCCGTCTCTATCATCTCGGCCGGCGCCGCAAGTTCGTCTACGGCCGGGCCATCGTGTATCACCTCGATCATCCGGCGGCCCCCCGCTCCCATCTTCAGGAAAGTCTCGCGCGGCTTGACGATACGATTCGCTCCGGCCGGATTCGATGTGAGCGCGGTCTCAATCTCCACAACCCCGGATCCTCAAGCGCCCCACGGTGATCCCGTGGGCGCTTCAGGGTCCACCCGGCATCTGCGGAGGCTTCCGTCAAATTGCCCCTTCCGACCCGGGCCTTGCCCCCTCATCCTGCATCCATGCCGGCCTTCGGTTCCCGCCAACCGCCTTCCGACCCCTCGCTCGACGCCGAGGCTGCGGCCTTCGACCAGCGGATCTCGGAACGCCGCGACGCGGGCTTCATTCCCGACCTCCGTCGCGCGGCCAAATGCGAGTACTTCTACAAGAGCTTCTGGCGCGATCCGCATTTCGCCCGCCTCTACCTGGGGGAGCATGTCCAGGTGCTTCTGGAGTTTCTCCGCCGGCACGGCCGGCACGGCTTGTCCATCCTCGATGTGGGATGTGGCCCGGGCTACTACTCGCTCGAACTCGCCCGGGCCGGCTACCGGGTCACCGGCATTGACATCGCCTCCAAGGCGATCGAGGCCGCCCGGGCCGCACTCGCCTCCTCGCCCAGGGATCCCGACTTTGGATCGTTGGACTACGAAGTGCGATCGCTGGAGGAGGCTGAAGGACAGTTCGACGCCATTACATTCACTGGTGTCATCCACCACTTTCCCGATCCCGACGCGGTCCTCCAACGGGCCGCTGACCGTCTCGTCCCGGGCGGTCTCCTGCTCTGCCTGGAGCCCTGTCACGAACAGTGGCGGCAGGAGGACGCCGCCGTGGTGGCCCTGATCCGGGGCCTGCTGGCCGCCACCGGCCACTGGTACGAGCCCTCCCTCGCCCCCACCCTCCGCGACCCGGCGGCCTGGCGCCAGTACACCGGGGAGATCAGGACGGAATACCTGACAGAACGCGACCCCCACGAACGGGGTCAATCTCCCAACGACAACGCTTCCTCCGGCGATCAAATCCTCGCGGCGCTCCGCCGCCGGTTTGACGAACTGGAGTTCAGGAACGGGGTCTCGTTCATTTACCGCCTCCTGGGGGGGCTGCGCGGTCCCGACGCTGTGGTGCACCCGCTGGCCGACCTCCTGGCGTCCTTCGACCGTTTTGCCGTCGCCGACGGTTACCTGCGACCCAACGCCTTCCTCTGGTGTGGACGCGACCGCCGTCCCTGAGGATGCCTCGTCTCAGACGACTTCGAGGTCTTCGAAAGCCACGTGGATTGCGGCGGCCTGGCCAATGAAGTCCAGTCGAAGGATCACTTCGCGTGACCCACCGCTCTCGATCACCAGACCCTCCAGATCTTCCAACGGTCCCGTACGGATCCGAACCCGTCGCCCCGCCAGCACCTCCGGAACCGCGCGAATCGCCAGCCCACCGTCCGTCGCCCGGCAAATCTCTGAGAGCTGGATCTCAAACTCCACCTGATCGGGTGGTGCCAGCAGGTTTGCGACCGCAGCCTGCGACCGCAGCCGGTTCGCTGCCTGGGGGCCCATCCGGACGAACACATATCCAGGGAACAAGGGTTTCAGGAACTCGACCTGCTTTCCTCGATACCTTTTCCGGCTCCGCAACAGCGGCAGCTCATGGTTCCACCCTTCCCGTTCGCACCATCCGGCGACCTTTTTCTCGCAACGGGCCCGCGTATGTGCAACCCACCAGCTCTGATGGCCTGCCTCCATGGTCACCCCGGTCTGCTCTCGCCCCCAGCGTCCTCTTCCTCGCTTCCTTCCTCCGTGCGCGTGAACCACCAGGCCAGGGCAACCACCCCCACCGCGGTGAACACCAGCACGCTCCAGCCCGCGGTGTCATGGATCGCTTTGAGGCCCTCGGGTCCGAGCCGGTTGGCGGTCAGCGACAAGTACAGTGAGCGCAGAAAGTTTCCCACCATCGCCAGGACGACTCCGGCCACCAGGAACACCACCTTCCATACCGGCCGCTTCAGCACGAGGTCGCCGACAAACAATGCCGCCATGAGGCTCGACTGCAGACTTCGGATGCCGCTGCACGCCTCATCCACACCCACCCTGCATCCCGGGAGCTGGATCACGTGGCCGGTCCGCTCCGCGGGAATGCCCAGCAGATTCAGGGTCTCGACATTGAGCCAGGTGATCAATGACTGCAGACCAAACACAACGGGGTTCCAGACAATCTTGGGGATCGGCACCGCCAGGAAGAAAAACCCCAGCGGAAACAGGAAATGGCGCAGGGTTCTTGGTCCGGCACACACCAACACATTGGCCACGAGAAAGAGCGCGCAGCCCAGGCTCAACGCCATCGAAGACGCTGGTGTTCTGGCTACGCCTATCCGGTACAACTCACCCAAGGCGACCAACGGCGCCCCCAGCGCTGCGACCAGCAGGCCGACGCCCAGACTGACAGGCTGATCGTCCTTTGGCCGTCCAGGCATGCGTTCCCATACGAGAAACCCTGTCAACAAAAGCACGATCCACCCGTACTGATACTCCACCAGCGATCGCCACTGGTAGGACAGATCCCGGACCCACCACGCCGCAATCAAGGCGCCGGGAACCAGCGACCGCCAGGGAAGCGGGGCCGCCTCGGGTCCCCGAGCCCCGGTATCCGCTCCAGCATCTGCGGTGGTCATCCGGAGTCCATCGTCAGGACCGGTGCATCCCCCCCGCAAGGTCAAAAGCTTGGTTTCCCACAACCCCAGCGGACCCGACCGACCGATTCGCCCGTCCGGGCGGCCTCCTAGCTCATTCGCATCGGCATGATGACGTACAGAAAAGGCCGGGCTGTCTTCAGTACCCCGGGGCTGAGATCGTCAATCAGCTCGAAGGCAACTTCTTCCTCATCAAGGGCCTTCAGCGGATCCAGCAGGTACGCAGGGTTGAATGCGATGGCAATATCCTTGCCCTGGTATTTGATGGCCAGTGTCTCCCGGGCCTCGCCGATTTCCGGGGTGTTGGCCGTGATCGCCAGTTGATTCCGGCTGAAGGTCAGTTTGACCGAGTTGCTCTTCTCGCTCGTCATGAGCTCGGCCCGGCGCAGCGCCCCAAGAAACTCCTCGCGGGGCAGCGGAATCCTTTCGTGGGGCTCTGGCGGTATGACCTGGCGATAGTTGGGGTAATTGCCATCCACCAGCTTCGAGACAATCAGCACTTCCAATTCACCTTCCCCGGCCTTCCGAAATGCCACCTGATTCTCCGAGAACCGTATTTCCACCGCTCCATGGGTCCCCAAAAGGCGGTTGACCTCGTTGATCGCCTTGTTCGGCACGATGAACTCAGCATGGGCATCCTGCGGGACGTCCGCCTCTTCGTCGGCCAAAGCCAGCCTGCGCCCATCGGTTGCGACCAACGTGACCTTGTGTTCTCGGAAGCTGAAGAAGATCCCGTTCAACACGTAGCGGGCCTCGTCGGTGGACGCCGCGAAAGACGTCTTCCGAAGCATGGCCTTCAACTGGTCCTGGGCCAGGGAGACCGCCTTCGACTGGCTGAACGTTGGCAGGGGAGGGAAGTCATCCGCGCTGAGCCCGTTAATGCGATAAAACGAGCCGCCAGCCTGAAGCGTCATCACAGCTTTATCGTCAACGGAGATGTCAATTTCTGGAGCCGCCAATTCGCGGGAAATGCCGAGGAGCTTCTTGACCGGCACCGTTGAGCGACCGGGTTCCACAATTTGAGCATCCACGCTGCAACTGATCGTCACGTCCAAGTCCGTGGCGATCAGCTCCAGTCTGCCGCTGGCGGCAGAGAGGAGCACGTTGGAAAGGATGGGCAGTGTTGTTCGGGAGCCGACGATGTTTTGGACAGCCTGGAGGCCGGTCAAGAGCTGCTCCTTGGCGATCGCGAACTTCATGTTGTGCCCAAGTATTGTATGTTTCAGGGAAAGAGGAAGCTATTAGTAGGGGGTGTGAACAAATGGAACAAGTCGGTCGTCCCGCTGATGGCAGGCCCTTGTCAGGACGTCTCCGCTGGGAAGATCTTGGTTTCAAGGCCCGGGATATCCCCAAATCTGGAGAGCGGCTAGGGTTATTGGCAGGACATCCGCACACTGTCGGCCTCCGGTTTGGACCCGGGGCGCGTTGGGGCCCGCAAATTTCCTTTTGTTCGGTCGGCGACCCTCCATCTTTGGCCCCGTCACGTGGATCTCAGGCCAAAACACTACTGCGGGGTTTTTGGAGTTTTTGGCCATCCTGAAGCCGCAGTGGTGAGTTACTACGGGTTGTACGCCCTTCAGCATCGGGGTCAGGAATCGGCGGGAATTGTGTCGTTTGACGGCGAGGACTTCAACGTCCACCGGGGCATGGGCCTCGTGCCGGCGATTTTCGACATGCCTCTGCTCAAAACGCTTCGCGGCGACGCGGCGATTGGCCATACCCGGTACTCGACCGCGGGCTCGTCGAACCTGCGGAATGCCCAACCCCTGACGGTGGACTGCGTCAAGGGCAAGATCGCCATCGCCCACAACGGCAACCTGACCAACGCGCTGGAATTGAGGGACGAGTTGGAGACCCGGGGCTCGATCTTCCAGACCTCGGTGGATTCGGAGATCATCCTCCACTTGCTCGCCCAGCCGGAACGGGCGGGAGGCCACGAAAGCGCCCTGATCGAGGCGATGCACCGGATCCAGGGAGCCTACTCGCTGGTGCTTCTGACCGAGACGGAGCTCATCGGGGTTCGCGATCCGCACGGCTTTCGGCCGCTGAGCATCGGCCGGACGGAAACAGGGGCCTACGTTCTCGCCAGCGAGACGTGTGCCTTTGACCTGACCAAAGCCCAGTTCATCCGGGACGTTGAACCCGGCGAGATCGTGATCATTGACCGAACCGGTCTTCGCTCCGTGCAGGCCTTTCCCGAGCAGAAGCGGAGGGCCTTGTGCATCTTCGAGTACGTGTATTTCGCCAGGCCGGATTCGTCGATTGACGGAAGGAATGTGTATCGAGCCCGTGTGGAAATGGGCCGGCAGCTGGCCCGCGAGAACCGGATCGAGGCCGATATCGTCGTTCCCGTCCCGGACAGCGGCGTGTGTGCGGCACTCGGGTACTCGCTCGAAAGCGGCATCCCGTTCGAAATGGCGTTCGTCCGGAATCACTACGTCGGTCGGAGCTTCCTCCAGCCATCACAGTTCGTGCGGGACTTCGCGGTCCGGGTGAAGTTGAACCTGATCGCCGATCTGGTGCGCGGCAAGCGGGTGATCATCGTGGACGACTCCATCGTCCGGGGAACCACGAGCAAGGCCCGGGTGATCAGCATGAAGGAGGCGGGGGCCACGGAGGTTCACTTCCTGGTGAGCTGCCCCCCGCACGTCAATCCGTGCGTCTACGGCATTGATTTTCCGGACCGGGACAAGCTGATGGCCGCAACGCATACCCGCGAAGGGATCCGGGAGTTTCTCCACGCGGATTCCCTGGGGTACCTCACCGAGGATGGCATGGTCGCGGCGACCGGGCATCCGAAGGAGCATTTTTGTCTGGCGTGCTACAACGGCGATTACCCGGTGCCCTACGCCAGCTCGATGGAAAAGCACCTCCTGGAGCGCCGCCGGGCCCGGGCCAGCGGGCTTGGGCCTGAAGTCGCCATCGAGGAACGGCAGCAGCGGTTGCTCTAACAGGGACCGGGGACCAGCTCCTCGTAGAGGGCGGCATAGCGCGAAACCATCGCGGGGAGGTCAAACATCGAGGCCC from Verrucomicrobiia bacterium includes the following:
- a CDS encoding glycosyltransferase family 9 protein translates to MSVATFFERTRGARKILIVDLGFLGDSVHLIPACWDLKRQYPDAELHTLSATVGAEVLKLAPCVDRAWAYPLGNPSPPWWRHLDILGAIRRERFDVAISFSGGDRPVLVTALSAARHRLAHDNGRRHFYNRWIVPDWVPRRDRRDPVFEQRRQVLAAAGMALGPVRFDLDLPWEVRDWARDQMAGGAIHVSPNASHVLKEWPMESWRRLIPVLTRATGRPVVVTGDGSEREQRRLKRLEGAVGGATLRVIQERLSLARLAALLEQSALHVGADSGVTHLAFALGRPTVTVYREYDGRLEWTPPGPRHRQCIVECACIGGQPKGCLSAEVAACLGGIQPEAMLEHCVRALEGG
- a CDS encoding glycosyltransferase family 2 protein translates to MDRLPLAVCMISGAEEARIGRALASVEPLASEIIVVLNDDVRDGTEAICRQHGARIHREPWKGHIAQKNAAASKASMPWILGLDADEVISENLQKELRNLLGCPGLQVPHPAYSFPRLTAFCGRWIRHGDWYPDRQTRLWRAGAARWGGEDPHDRLIVHGTTGRLRGDLLHYSNPTISSYLSKIAYFSDIHLRQQLDRGDRWSAPPVITRSLWRFFRAYVIRAGFLDGYPGFFIAFSTAYSTLFRHTRLYEHLHASRTPVPPSGGSR
- a CDS encoding glycosyltransferase family 2 protein; the encoded protein is MSSPNVSIVVSTYNRPDTLTRVIAALASQSVPPGEVLVADDGSGPPTRDCIATWRSQTGFPLRHLWQPDDGFRKTILLNQAVWDASGNYLVFTDGDCVPHPRFVEDHRALAERGFWVQGRRCFIRERWVPGFDPARTPLLLWALLGRLTGVPKAFRFPWAIVRRDTAQRGIIGCNLAAWRDDLIAVNGFDEAYTGWGVGEDSDLGTRLYHLGRRRKFVYGRAIVYHLDHPAAPRSHLQESLARLDDTIRSGRIRCERGLNLHNPGSSSAPR
- a CDS encoding methyltransferase domain-containing protein, which gives rise to MPAFGSRQPPSDPSLDAEAAAFDQRISERRDAGFIPDLRRAAKCEYFYKSFWRDPHFARLYLGEHVQVLLEFLRRHGRHGLSILDVGCGPGYYSLELARAGYRVTGIDIASKAIEAARAALASSPRDPDFGSLDYEVRSLEEAEGQFDAITFTGVIHHFPDPDAVLQRAADRLVPGGLLLCLEPCHEQWRQEDAAVVALIRGLLAATGHWYEPSLAPTLRDPAAWRQYTGEIRTEYLTERDPHERGQSPNDNASSGDQILAALRRRFDELEFRNGVSFIYRLLGGLRGPDAVVHPLADLLASFDRFAVADGYLRPNAFLWCGRDRRP
- a CDS encoding exosortase/archaeosortase family protein — encoded protein: MTTADAGADTGARGPEAAPLPWRSLVPGALIAAWWVRDLSYQWRSLVEYQYGWIVLLLTGFLVWERMPGRPKDDQPVSLGVGLLVAALGAPLVALGELYRIGVARTPASSMALSLGCALFLVANVLVCAGPRTLRHFLFPLGFFFLAVPIPKIVWNPVVFGLQSLITWLNVETLNLLGIPAERTGHVIQLPGCRVGVDEACSGIRSLQSSLMAALFVGDLVLKRPVWKVVFLVAGVVLAMVGNFLRSLYLSLTANRLGPEGLKAIHDTAGWSVLVFTAVGVVALAWWFTRTEEGSEEEDAGGESRPG
- the dnaN gene encoding DNA polymerase III subunit beta, with protein sequence MKFAIAKEQLLTGLQAVQNIVGSRTTLPILSNVLLSAASGRLELIATDLDVTISCSVDAQIVEPGRSTVPVKKLLGISRELAAPEIDISVDDKAVMTLQAGGSFYRINGLSADDFPPLPTFSQSKAVSLAQDQLKAMLRKTSFAASTDEARYVLNGIFFSFREHKVTLVATDGRRLALADEEADVPQDAHAEFIVPNKAINEVNRLLGTHGAVEIRFSENQVAFRKAGEGELEVLIVSKLVDGNYPNYRQVIPPEPHERIPLPREEFLGALRRAELMTSEKSNSVKLTFSRNQLAITANTPEIGEARETLAIKYQGKDIAIAFNPAYLLDPLKALDEEEVAFELIDDLSPGVLKTARPFLYVIMPMRMS
- a CDS encoding amidophosphoribosyltransferase — encoded protein: MDLRPKHYCGVFGVFGHPEAAVVSYYGLYALQHRGQESAGIVSFDGEDFNVHRGMGLVPAIFDMPLLKTLRGDAAIGHTRYSTAGSSNLRNAQPLTVDCVKGKIAIAHNGNLTNALELRDELETRGSIFQTSVDSEIILHLLAQPERAGGHESALIEAMHRIQGAYSLVLLTETELIGVRDPHGFRPLSIGRTETGAYVLASETCAFDLTKAQFIRDVEPGEIVIIDRTGLRSVQAFPEQKRRALCIFEYVYFARPDSSIDGRNVYRARVEMGRQLARENRIEADIVVPVPDSGVCAALGYSLESGIPFEMAFVRNHYVGRSFLQPSQFVRDFAVRVKLNLIADLVRGKRVIIVDDSIVRGTTSKARVISMKEAGATEVHFLVSCPPHVNPCVYGIDFPDRDKLMAATHTREGIREFLHADSLGYLTEDGMVAATGHPKEHFCLACYNGDYPVPYASSMEKHLLERRRARASGLGPEVAIEERQQRLL